One Syngnathoides biaculeatus isolate LvHL_M chromosome 4, ASM1980259v1, whole genome shotgun sequence DNA window includes the following coding sequences:
- the si:dkey-91m11.5 gene encoding PH_BCR_vertebrate and RhoGAP_Bcr domain-containing protein isoform X2, producing MSDCNPSEESACQTINALEEEVDMTPRKPPSTGARIWDRVRSNLLRPKLDPQNLQNKDWQRTVIAMNGVEVKLSMKFTSREFSLKRMPSRKQSGVFGVKIHVVTKRERSKVPLIVRQCVEEIERRGMEEVGIYRVSGVATDIQTLKAAFDLNNKDVSVMMRDMDVNAIAGTLKLYFRELPEPLFTDELYPNFSGGIALSDSVAKESCMLNLLLSLPEPNLVTFLFLLDHLKRVAENESFNKMSLHNLATVFGPTLLRPSEKDSKITINTSQPISMNDSWSLEVMAQVQVLLYFLQMESIPTPDSKRQSLLFSTEV from the exons ATGAGTGATTGTAATCCCAGTGAGGAAAGCGCGTGTCAGACAATCAATGCATTGGAGGAAGAGGTTGATATGACCCCCAGGAAGCCCCCAAGTACAGGGGCCAGAATTTGGGACAGAGTCCGTAGCAATCTGCTCAGACCCAAG TTGGATCCAcaaaatttgcaaaacaaagaCTGGCAGAGGACGGTCATTGCTATGAATGGG GTTGAGGTCAAGCTTTCGATGAAGTTTACCAGCAGAGAGTTCAGCCTCAAGCGCATGCCTTCACGGAAACAGTCTGGCGTGTTTGGGGTGAAGATTCATGTTGTAACAAA ACGGGAGCGCTCCAAGGTCCCCCTCATTGTGCGGCAGTGTGTCGAAGAGATAGAGCGACGGGGGATGGAGGAAGTGGGCATCTACAGAGTGTCTGGGGTTGCAACGGACATCCAAACGCTGAAGGCTGCCTTTGATTTGA ACAACAAGGATGTGTCCGTGATGATGAGGGACATGGATGTTAACGCCATCGCCGGTACGCTGAAGTTATATTTCCGCGAGCTGCCGGAGCCCCTTTTCACTGATGAGTTATACCCCAACTTTTCCGGAGGCATTG CGCTTTCGGACAGCGTGGCCAAGGAGAGCTGCATGCTCAACCTGCTGCTGTCTCTACCAGAACCCAATCTGGTCACCTTTCTCTTTCTCCTTGACCACTTGaaaag GGTGGCTGAAAATGAGAGCTTCAACAAGATGTCTCTGCACAATCTGGCCACTGTTTTTGGACCCACTTTGCTTCGGCCATCTGAGAAAGACAGCAAAATTACAATTAACACTTCACAGCCAATCTCTATGAACGACAGCTGGTCTCTGGAGGTCATGGCTCAG GTGCAAGTTCTACTCTACTTTCTTCAGATGGAGAGCATTCCAACACCGGACAGCAAACGACAAAGCCTTCTCTTCTCTACAGAAGTATAA